The Haliotis asinina isolate JCU_RB_2024 chromosome 3, JCU_Hal_asi_v2, whole genome shotgun sequence genome segment GTACTGGTGCCAAGGAGACCATCAAAGTAGGTCTTGATAAAGGTATCGATGTAAACTGCGGAGTGCTATGTAACTAACCAGTCACGCCTGAGTAACCAGTAGAGCAAGTTACTAACGGTGCCCTGACAGCAGCTGTCAATACACGTGGAGTATCCATTGACACAAGAGGCACACTCCTAACTGCCGCACTGCCGACTGTATATGCACTAAGCGCTGCACTCGAACCAACATGGAAAATAAACTCTCTGTGATCAAACACCAAACCAAAGTCACCCTGAATAAGTACCGCACTGGAGCAATATGGTTGAGGAAACACTGAACCGAGACTGCAGAGTGAAGCGAAGTGTTCGCATGAAGTGAATGGGAAAACACCAAATCGAttccacccctactacttaagTGAATCGCCGAATCAGACTCAATCGGATGAGCTGCAACCATATCGTGGCCTTGAGTGGTAGACCGACTCGCACTAGAGAGTTTGAGAGTCAATGGATCGGTTGGATGAATCGATGAAAAATACTGTGGTATCGTGAGAATAGATGCCTGACGCATTGAAGGCTTTGGTTGTGATAAAACCATCATACATGGTGGTGACGACGATTTGCCCACGTCCCACAAGGCCTCCAAATTACTAGGACAAGACAATCATCTCAAATTCTCACTCAGGTATGAGTCCAAGGCCTCATTCAAAAAAGCTTCATCTGCTGATTTTGAAGATGACTGTCTAGCAACTAATTTGTGTCGTTCTTTCCTCGGCTTTATAGGGAGCAGATTGCCCATCTTCTGCTCGCCGACGATCTCTCTCAGATAACCGTCTATTAGCTACCTGCCGATACTGAGAAAACTCCTCATTGTGTTTCCCTTTGCAATACGTACATCTGTTAGACCTATCACAAATGCCTATGCAATCCATACATAAGTTGTGAGGGTCTGCCGCTGAGAAGTTTCTAATACATTGACCACAACGTCTACGTTTCTTAGGTACCTTCTTTGTAGATCCACCCATGTTTCACAATTCTTCACAGAGACAACACGCGTCCACACTGTGGTGCGACAACAAAGAGAATGACAAGTACAAGTCGTCACATGATCAGCAGAGATGGCTGCATGAGCAAAATGACTGACAGGTGTCTATGGCGAGGAcagaggtcgggtggtcagaggccaagaagatttgattcaacttagctgacagcaTGTTTCCACACAAGGTCGAAGTgaggaagagagatgcataacgtgagataggataagtttaaaaatctAACTGTTAGACTAAATCCATGGCTGTTACATCATCTAATATCCATCTTGGTATCTTGTTTACACCAAAATGGATGTAAAGGGACTTATTATTTCTTGAAGCACATGTGGATAAAGCTGTATTAGCTACTAGCCTAGCATTTTTGGGAGGATTTTGTCTTAATAGAAACTGAATAAAAATGTCGCACCTGTTATACATACTTTAAATGAATACCCAAATTTTAGAAACATGGTGGGTATCAAAAAGTATAGATGTGCACATGAAAATAGAAATACCTTCTTAGTTTCAAATGTATGGGTATCATACCCACATGGCACAAATCTAATCTGGAGCTATGTTTATCAATCTTAACAGGTGGAAAAGACATAATTCAGTATTTGATCTTGAAATAAGATTAGTAATGCATAGTTCTAGACAGGAAAGGGCCTGTATGAAACTATgatgataatgtatattttaatgTTACACGAGACTGCAaacaatacatacattaaaaggagagagtgagtctagttttatgctattttctgcaatattccagcaatatcatagcaggggcaccagaattggacttcacatattgtacccatgcagggaattgAAACTGGGCCTTTGACGTAACCGCTTTGACaactaggctaacccaccgcccTACACTGAAAGGAAGGTCAAATTTGCTGTCAAACAAACCTTCATTTTCTTGAGAGAAGCTGCCCAGGTCATGTATGCTCCCACACCAGCATTAAAACCTGTTGGAATAGATCATGTATTTGATTTTTACAAACTGTAACCATTTCACTCTGAATATCACACAGAACATAGCTCAAAAGTCTGAAACTTCTTAACATACTATGTAAACAGAGTAGGAGAATATTACAGCCACCATTAGAATAATCAGCTTTGTAAAATGACAGGCACAAACGCTATAGCACAAAGAGAGAGGGAAACTGACTGACTTCTGCACATTTGGGGTAAGATCGGGAGACAAACAGAAGGCATCGTCAACGGTCACTGACAAATGGAGCCAAGCAGTGTAGGTGGAGGGGACAAGACTCCTTCATATATTCTTGGAGCTAGATGCCAACCCTGAATCAAATGAAAGCAGAGTCATGCCTTGCCCAAAGCAATTCTCGAGCCCTGAAGGGGCGAGTTAGCGGGTGAGGGTGAGAGGGGGATTGGGACCCTTTGGACGGTGGGTGTCTGGGGGGGGGGTCTCCCCTACAAAAATAGATTTAGTCTTCTGGAAATATGCAATTTCCGGGCATACTTACCCAGATAATACTTAACTCAAACGAACATATTCAAACGGCTATTTACTAAAATTCTTTCTGACATTCtacattttatttacatatttgtattttctaaaaatcAGAGTTTTTTATCAGACAAATcagacagtagattttgtatatGAAAATCGGAGTAACTCCTCCAAACTCggagaggttggcatctctgttaATATTAAGCAGACACAGATTCTGGCTCACCTAGCACAAGATGTGGATGTGGCCCTGTGTATTTGTGGTAGAGTGATCGATGTATCgtaattgatacattttcttctTGGTAAGTTTTCTTATCCACATGCTTTGATATTTCTGTTCCAATCATGTTGATCTCAAACTTGATGTCTGGTAACAAGCGGCCAAACTCCTACAGATACATAGGGCTGATATTATTATCAAAACAcataacaacaaaaaataaactattttaaaATCATGATGAAGAAGacattgaaaatacaaaattcacACTGTACCAAGGGTTGACAATAAATCCCATTAACTGATACAAGATCACAGTGCTTACCCCACAGTATAGTTCAAGGTTTGAGGTTGAGAATGTACACCCCTCTCCACTACAGGTATCACCATGTAGCCTCTCCCTATTACAGGTGTTACCCTGCATCCTCTTCCATTACAGGTACTGATGTAGCACCATGTACCCCTTCCCAGTCACATTGTATCCTCTCCCTGTAACAGGTAGCACCATGTACCCCTTCCCTGTCACATTGTATCCTCTCCCTGTTACAGGTAATACCATGAACCCCTTCCCAGTCACATTATATCCTCTCCATGTAACAGGTAGCACCATGTACCCCTTCCCTGTCACATTGTATCCTCTCCCTGTTACAGGTAATACCATGTACCCCCTCCCTGCTGAAGGTATCACCATAATCCCACTCCCTGGTACATGTAGCACCATGTATCACCTTCCTGTTACAGTGTATCCCCTCCCTGTGCTATTTACCTTGAACATCGGCAGCATCTCCACCTCCTTCTCCACACCCACTAGGTCAATGACATACCGTCTTCCTGCACACACCTTCATACCAGGATCTGGAAAACACAGGAGATTTAACATGGGCATCACCAGTCAACAAGTACAAAACAAGTCACtcaaataatacatatatacaagtgaATGAAACTGGCTTCAGTCAAGCAGGTCAGTGTATAACACAAGGGATTCACAGTCTCCAGGAAGACATGTCAGTATATAACACAACAGACTCACTGTCTCAAGGAGAACATGTTATCAGTATATATAACACAAGGTGCTCACAGTCTATAGGAAGACATGCTGTCGGTACACAACACAAAGAACTAACAGTCTCCAAGAAGACATGTCAGTATATTATAACACAAGGACTCTGAGTCTCTTGTAAGACATGTCTCCAGCACAAGGGGCTCACAATCTCTAGGAAGACATGTTGTCCATATAAAGCACAAGAGACTAGCAGTCTCTAGGAAGACGTCAGTATATAATACAAGGGACTGACAGTCTCTAGGAAGACATGTTGTCAGTATATAAGACAAAGGACTCACAGTGTCTAGGAAGATATGGTGTAATTATATAACACAAGTAACTAACAATCTCTGGAAAGACATGTTGTCAGTATATATAACACGAGGTACTGACAGTCTCTTGGAGGACATGTTGTCAGTATATATAACACAAGAGATTCATAGTCTCTTGGAAAATATAATGTCAGCATATAACACAAGGAACTAACAGTCTCTAGGAGGACATGTCAGTATATAAAACGAAGGACTCACAGTTTCTTGGAAGACATGTTTTCAGTATATAACACAAAACACTGACAGTCTCTCGGGTgacatgttactatacaacacaTAGGCCTCACAGTCTCAAGGAAGACATGCTGTAAGTACATAATACAAGAAGCTCAAAGTCACAGGAAGACATGACGTCAGTATTTAACACTAGGGACTCAATGTCCCTAGAAAGAAAAAGTTGACTGTATATAACACAAGGGACGTAAAGTCTCTAGGAAGAGATGTTGTCGGTATAAAACATAAGGGACTCACAGTCTCTTGAAAGACATGTTTTTGGTAACATTCAAGAAACTCACAGTCTAGGAAGACACGTTGCCTGTGAATAACACAAGGGACTAACAGTCTCTAGGAAGATGTCAATATATAACACAAGGGACTCACAGTCTCTAGCAAGACACGTTGATAGTATATAAGATTATAACACAGAGACTCAAAGAAGATATGTCAGTATGTAACACAAGGGACTAACAGCCTCTAAGAAAACATGTTGTCAGAAGGGAACACAAGGGACTGACAGTCTCTAGGAAGACATGCTGTCAGAATAAAATACAAGGGACTGACAGTCTGTAGGAAGATATGTTGTCGGTATACAACACACGGGACTCACAGTCTCTAGAAGGACATGTTGCCAGTACAAAACACAAGGGACTAACAGTCTCTAGGAAGATGTCAATATATAACACAAGGAACTCACAGTCTCTAGGAAGATGCTGTCAGTATATAACAGAAGAGGACTCACAGTCTCTAGAAAGACATGATTTTGGTAACATTCAAGAAACTCACAGTCTAGGAAGACATGTTGCCTGTGAATAACACAAGGGACTAACAGTCTCTAGGAAGATGTCAATATATAACACAAAGGACTCACAGTCTCTTTGAAGACATGTTGTCAGTATATAATACAGGGTGAGAGGGAAGCTTAGCAGTACAGCTACTGGTGAGTCAAGCCGAAGTCCTCGCCACTTGTAGTATGACTCCCAGTCAGAGATGGGCTGTGATGGATCAGATGGACATCTGGCAGGAGGGTCATCCAGTGTACAGCTCTCTACAGGTAGAACCACAAGGTCATCACAGGGGGGCAGCTCACCTGAgtaatgttaaaaacatttacaaTATTCATCATGAAGAACCATGCTAGAAGATGAAACTAGTGCAACTCATTTTTCTGCAACATCTTATCATCGTTACCATCCTAACCAGCAAAACTTCAAAGAAATCAAAACACAAAGCTGCTACCCATAGCTGTCACAAAGACTCAATTTCACATAATCACATTATCCACATAATTCAAATATCTGAAGGTCAACCTAAGCTTAGTGATCCTCTCTGTTCTCAGGACCTTCACATATTGACATTACTAAACAGCAATGGGCCATCAAACTTTCTCAGTTCCATATACTGATCTCTTAACAAATCCATGTCAATAACTTCAATGTTTTTGTTCTCAGTGTaagacatttctgaaaacaagCCTGTTCCACTATACAATTAGCACAGTATTCAGactgtttaaaggtacagtggggtagcctagtggataaagcgttcgctcgcacGCGAAAGTCCcgggttcatttccccacatgggtacaacttgtgaagtccattttctggcgtcccctgccatgatattgctggaatattgctaaacagtggcgtaaaactaaactcactcactcactcagactgtTTAACGTGTGTGTACGTTTACATGCACCTTTGAGCACTTCTTAAAAGATAacaggtgtatgtgtgtgtgtctctctctctctctctctccctctctctctctccctctatatatatatatattcatggcATCTATGGCACCACATACTGACAATGAGTAAACATGTGATAcctgggccccatttcacagGCTCTCATAGCACTACGACTATCACAATTCAATGTTACAGAATAGGAAGCAGGAGTAGTACTTGCAAAGTTAAAAGATCTTaggtttacaagaaatattgtgaaatggggcccttACTGGTACAGATGTATATCGATGTGTATTCACCAAATGGTATGAAGTGTCCCTGAGTGACCCATGTTGTACATTCTCTCCGCCACAGGCCCTGGTTGTACACACCCCTCTCCTCCAGGAACTTCTGACAACGCAGAATGTTGAACTCAAAAGCTGTTGTCTCTATAAATACATAGATACTGCATAAAGAAAAAGTATCAGTGCTGAGCCTTTAgattgagttatctcccttttcctGTCACGATCATGACCTTGTAAGATAATGCCATGACATACAATGAACTAAGTCATTGACCCTCATCACCCAGTCAATTTAGTTGGTTTGTATGACCAGCAGAGATCCAATCCAGTTAGTAGACATGTTTAGTTGCTGGGGACATGTCTATTTTTTAACCTTGTATGAGATTGCTGAGGACTGTTTATATTGTCAAGTAAGGTAAAACATAGCCTTGAAGAATGTTTATGATCAACCCTGCCATATACAACCAAATTACAATCTCCAACCATATTGAATATGTGCACACTTATCGTCCATATCAACTGTACGAAATAATTTTGGTGAAAGACACCATTGTTTTAATTGCCTCAATacctttcatttcagtatttgttCAACATTTGACATCTGCAGCACTGAGTGAATCTGATCTAATTAGATCTATATATGTGATCTAAATGTTGAGTAACATTCATGATTAACTGAGTCCATTCACTGTACGGCATGTACCTGGTGCGAAGGTGAAGGGCAGTCGGGTCAGTTCAGCTGTCTTAGACATGAAGTGTTTCATCTTGGCACACCATACTTTATGACTGTGCTCCTTCATATCACCCTGCAGGGACCAGCCTTTCTTCTGACATTCTCGACTGCAGTAGATCACTGCCTGGCAGGATGAACTAAAATTGAACACTCCATGCAGTAGTTATTTGGAGTAGATGGTGTTATATACAAACATTAGGCAGAGTGAACAAAACTCAACCATCAGTAGTAGCAGACACATACATCACTGGGATACACGGTCATGCTGAGAGGTAAGAATCTTTCCTGAAGGTCATCACTCCTGGGAGGGTTCAACTGTACACAGTGATCTAGTCAGTGTCAGGGAGACTCTtgcacatgtttgtgtgaaaaacGAGACATTTCGTTTAAACATGAAGAAAAGAATCCAGTTAAATCTCTTGCAGGTTCTACACGAGTCAAATAAATACACAAGTGCTCTCAGACTTGCTGAAGTGTGAAGTAAGAACTAACCACGTCTTGAAGAGATCTGCTGTGCCTCTCCTTCTGCAGATACTGCACTCTCTCATCCAGGGGGTCTCTAAGTCCCTCAAAGGTTCGTCACTCAGGCCAGGAGACACAAATTTAATACCAAGTCTCTTCAGATCCAAATGATTGTCCCTGAAAGACAATCATGCACATCAGATTTTGAAACAGGTTTATTTCTTGCGTTTTTTTCACTGACAAACTATACTGCTACATAATAATGAAGACACAAAAAACATGACATAAACAATGTACAGACATGAGAACAACAAAGCACAAGAAACACTAGTACTGAAGATTTTGATGGAAGTCTTGGGGGTCTTTATTGTAGATTTACACTGATcacaaaaatgttcaaaatggaACAGATATCCCTAAAATTTGTGGAAAAATTCTCATGTCTGAATATAAATTAACATGTAATCAAACCTCTCACAGCAGGAATTAACCATTTGGATAATCAGTAATACAGCATCATGCACATTGACAACAACATTTTGTGTTTATAACAGCTGAATCAATCTCTGCCTCATGTTTGTTGATACCATGTTATTTACCCTTTACAATGCTATATTGGTTTGAGTTTCCAACATTTATCATTGAAAGTTTGTTTCTGGAGAACAAGAAATCTTAAAAACAATCTTCAAAACTGTTTTGTGGTGACCAGATAGGAATGTGCATTAATATATGTGTACAACACTGCAGGCAGTCAAAGATCTATCCATCTTCATAGGATGTTTGTTGAAGGAAAATGAagcaaaacattacaaacaccATGATGCCAgtattcatttacataaaagtgatgacagtcatgtatCACTGAAAGACTTAAACATCTGCATCTGCATTGTAAATACTGGGTCATAGTCTTATTTCTATGAAAAGTAGACGTTATGACTCTTGTATAACTGCATGTACTTTCTAAAGCTGTTATTAACTGTTCTTAGCATAATGTAATTTTCAGAGTAAAATTGATatcatacttatcctgactcatgattattatgcttatctcgtCCCTCTATGTGAACATAGtgaaacacttgaaatccctctGACGGGGTAGAATAAGTACtgttacctgagggtgtcggggtgttatacccttctccctaggcaatctgtatttcctccactctttgtctggggatgatgtagCTAGACGGTATACTCAAGGATAAGTCCAGTTTGGCGTTCAAGTCCTTTTATTTTGGGGTATgcttttcacaaacaaaggttCTCAAATATTTCCTAGACTCTGGTCTAAACACAACAGTAGTTTACAATGTCCTGGAAGAACTTGTTGGTCTCTTGCACAACTTCTGATACTATAAGTTCATCTGAACAATTCTCTCAATATACAGAGAGAACCTCTCAAGTCAACGGTGGGGCCCAGAATCGCACACCACTCACCggacaactaacaaaatagaaGTCGTGACAATTTAGGCTCCTCCCCCCGAAATAATGTCCTACGTCATACAAAAATGACTCATACCCAATCTTAATAATTAGTTACTTTCAATAGTCCCTTTCCGAGACTTTATCAGTACCATCAAATTCTTCCAGTGTAAAACATCTTCGTTCATCAACTTTTAGCCATCCATCAACCAAACACTGACATacctgacaaaatatcaaataatatttcagactGGTAGGTGCCAGatgatacttaaacaaattatttccgATCCTCTGCGTGTCCCTTTTATTGACACACTGACCATTAGTATCCGAATGTCCATTTGCCTACTCATGTATGATCACAAGGTCTTAGTTTTATGTTACTTCAGAGAAATCGCCATTTCCCCCGGGAAAAgtgaatccataaaatttgattaCTTGGTTAATGCACTTTCCCAGTACATTGACCCTTCCTAACTTGACTTCAATTTCTccttatatatttatcaatgttttataaacttttcaactctaaatgtcctggttatagtacataaaaggcgactctgcttgtcttaagaggtgacaAATGGGTTCAGggtgtcaggctcactgacttggttgacacatgtcatcggttcccattcagctgatcaatgctcatgctgttgatcactagattgtctggtcacttgaaatccctttgaAGTTCCCATCTATTTGAAGCGACATACAAATCATTCACCCAGTGGAAGCCTCCCTGTTTCCGGCCTCATAAGCAGCCATGTTTGTCACTCCCTCCGCAATATCAGAAGCCTGACATGAGAATTAAAGTGAATCTTTCATGCCAAACCCTCCGACCCTcacgtcatgagtcaggataaccataaattaattttattcagaaaatgacat includes the following:
- the LOC137278186 gene encoding zinc finger MYND domain-containing protein 15-like, which encodes MDAESDEVKKYVDKVFAEDPERFAKFEEDIRRKMDQCKGQEEKIAALPMEDTIWFIKEMETVTQDDGITYRYLCMVDRAGMGVGVTHTDVSIYSMAQHSYDLLCFCTLFPMMRQARRPRMVTYMDKSLAKDNHLDLKRLGIKFVSPGLSDEPLRDLETPWMRECSICRRRGTADLFKTCSSCQAVIYCSRECQKKGWSLQGDMKEHSHKVWCAKMKHFMSKTAELTRLPFTFAPETTAFEFNILRCQKFLEERGVYNQGLWRRECTTWVTQGHFIPFGELPPCDDLVVLPVESCTLDDPPARCPSDPSQPISDWESYYKWRGLRLDSPVAVLLSFPLTLYYILTTCLQRDYPGMKVCAGRRYVIDLVGVEKEVEMLPMFKEFGRLLPDIKFEINMIGTEISKHVDKKTYQEENVSITIHRSLYHKYTGPHPHLVLGFNAGVGAYMTWAASLKKMKVNNMAAYFTDYCQYSCDCARLAMEGVRLGTCTTPEINPFHSPFRKVCEENNMPWYSNGFIFRLVYDNL